A single window of Terriglobales bacterium DNA harbors:
- a CDS encoding sigma-54 dependent transcriptional regulator, producing the protein MASILIVEDEAKMRRLLELNLGQEGFTTHVAADAETGLKLLNSEKIDLVVTDFRLPGMSGLEFLQQVKRVNAALPVVVMTAYGSVESAVEAMKIGASDYVLKPFSLDEMVLVIRKELDSHKLREENRSLREALGRRYEYKNIIAQSDRMQAVLGLVERVAPTTTTVLVGGESGVGKDLIARAIHEHSHRSAGPFIKINSTAIPENLLESELFGYEKGAFSGATTSKPGKFELADKGTLFLDEIGDVPPAIQVKLLRVLQEREFERLGGTKTLKVDVRLVAATNRDLRAALEEGTFREDLYYRLNVVAIDIPPLREHKEDIPALINSFLQRFARDAKAPVKTVTPAAVKMLMDFHWPGNIRELENVIQRAVTLATGPILDSDDIHLDLPVSKVGAAPTLPEGVTLEQWEQEIIREALRRANGNKSQAARVLGLSRNALRYRLSQMGVSDPPEKD; encoded by the coding sequence ATGGCATCAATACTGATCGTTGAAGACGAAGCCAAGATGCGGCGGCTGCTTGAGCTGAATCTCGGCCAGGAAGGCTTCACCACCCACGTCGCGGCGGACGCCGAGACCGGACTGAAGCTCTTGAACAGCGAAAAAATTGACCTGGTCGTCACCGACTTTCGGCTTCCCGGCATGAGCGGTCTCGAATTCCTGCAGCAAGTGAAGCGGGTGAACGCCGCGCTCCCGGTTGTGGTGATGACCGCCTATGGCTCCGTGGAGTCTGCAGTTGAGGCCATGAAGATTGGCGCCAGCGACTACGTTCTTAAGCCTTTCTCGCTGGATGAAATGGTTCTGGTCATTCGCAAGGAATTGGATTCCCACAAACTGCGCGAAGAAAACCGTTCCCTGCGGGAGGCGCTCGGCCGCCGCTACGAGTACAAAAATATCATCGCGCAGAGTGACCGGATGCAGGCGGTTCTCGGGTTAGTGGAGAGGGTTGCTCCCACCACCACCACGGTCCTGGTGGGCGGCGAAAGCGGGGTTGGCAAGGACCTGATTGCGCGTGCTATTCACGAGCACTCGCATCGCAGCGCCGGACCCTTCATCAAGATCAACAGCACTGCCATTCCGGAAAATCTGCTCGAGAGCGAACTTTTCGGATACGAGAAAGGCGCGTTCTCCGGCGCGACCACGAGCAAGCCCGGAAAATTCGAACTGGCCGACAAGGGAACTCTTTTCCTCGACGAAATCGGCGACGTTCCACCCGCCATACAGGTAAAGCTGTTACGGGTTCTTCAGGAGCGTGAGTTCGAGCGTTTGGGCGGAACTAAAACTCTAAAGGTGGATGTCCGCCTGGTGGCAGCTACCAACCGTGACCTGCGCGCCGCACTCGAGGAAGGTACTTTCCGCGAAGATCTTTACTATCGCCTGAATGTTGTTGCCATTGATATTCCGCCGCTGCGCGAACACAAAGAAGACATCCCGGCACTGATAAATAGCTTCCTGCAACGTTTCGCCCGAGACGCGAAGGCGCCGGTGAAAACCGTCACTCCCGCCGCTGTGAAGATGCTGATGGATTTCCATTGGCCCGGTAACATTCGGGAGTTGGAAAATGTAATTCAACGCGCCGTCACCCTGGCGACAGGCCCAATCCTCGACAGCGACGACATTCATCTTGATTTGCCCGTGTCGAAGGTAGGGGCCGCACCGACCCTCCCCGAAGGGGTGACCCTCGAGCAATGGGAGCAGGAGATCATCCGCGAAGCTCTTCGCCGCGCCAATGGCAACAAGAGCCAGGCGGCACGCGTGCTAGGGCTCTCGCGTAATGCTCTACGCTATCGCTTGTCGCAAATGGGCGTTTCCGATCCCCCAGAAAAAGATTAG